In Symphalangus syndactylus isolate Jambi chromosome 6, NHGRI_mSymSyn1-v2.1_pri, whole genome shotgun sequence, a genomic segment contains:
- the OR51S1 gene encoding olfactory receptor 51S1: MSTLPTQIAPNSSTSMAPTFLLVGMPGLSGAPSWWTMPLIAVYLLSALGNGTILWIIAMEPALHHPMHFFLFLLSVSDIGLVTALMPTLLGLALAGAYTVPASVCLLQMFFVHVFSVMESSVLLTMSIDRALAICRPLHYPALLTNGVISKISLATAFRCLGLHLPLPFLLTYMPYCRPQVLTHSYCLHPDVARLACPGAWGAAYSLFVVLSAMGLDPLLIFFSYGLIGKVLQGVESREDRWKAGQTCAAHLSAVLLFYIPMILLALINHLELPITQHTHTLLSYVHFLLPPLINPILYSVKMKEIRKRILNRLQPRKVGGAQ, encoded by the coding sequence ATGTCAACATTACCGACTCAGATAGCCCCCAATAGCAGCACTTCAATGGCCCCCACCTTCTTGCTGGTGGGCATGCCAGGCCTATCAGGTGCACCCTCCTGGTGGACAATGCCCCTCATTGCTGTCTACCTTCTCTCTGCACTGGGAAATGGTACCATCCTCTGGATCATTGCCATGGAGCCCGCCCTGCACCACCCAATgcacttcttcctcttcttgctTAGTGTGTCTGATATTGGATTGGTCACTGCCCTGATGCCCACACTGCTGGGCCTTGCCCTTGCTGGTGCTTACACTGTCCCTGCCTCAGTCTGCCTTCTACAGATGTTTTTTGTCCATGTCTTTTCTGTCATGGAGTCCTCTGTCTTGCTCACCATGTCCATTGATCGGGCACTGGCCATCTGCCGACCTCTCCACTACCCAGCACTCCTCACCAATGGTGTAATTAGCAAAATCAGTCTGGCCACTGCTTTTCGATGTCTGGGTCTCCATCTGCCCCTGCCATTTCTGCTGACCTACATGCCCTACTGCCGCCCACAGGTCCTAACCCATTCTTATTGCTTGCATCCAGATGTGGCTCGTTTGGCCTGCCCAGGAGCTTGGGGTGCAGCCTACAGCCTATTTGTGGTTCTTTCAGCCATGGGTTTGGACCCCCTGCTTATTTTCTTCTCCTATGGCCTGATTGGCAAGGTGTTGCAAGGTGTGGAGTCCAGGGAGGATCGCTGGAAGGCTGGTCAAACCTGTGCTGCCCACCTCTCTGCCGTGCTCCTCTTCTATATCCCTATGATCCTCCTGGCACTGATTAACCATCTTGAGCTGCCAATCACTCAGCATACCCATACTCTTCTCTCCTATGTCCATTTCCTGCTTCCTCCGTTGATAAACCCTATTCTCTATAGTGTCAAGATGAAGGAGATTAGAAAGAGAATACTCAACAGGTTGCAGCCCAGGAAGGTGGGTGGTGCTCAGTGA
- the LOC129484553 gene encoding LOW QUALITY PROTEIN: olfactory receptor 51H1-like (The sequence of the model RefSeq protein was modified relative to this genomic sequence to represent the inferred CDS: substituted 1 base at 1 genomic stop codon), translated as MTNLNASHANHRNFILTGIPGMPDKNPWLAFPLGFLYTLTLLGSGTILAVIKVEPSLHEPMYYFLSILALTDVSLSMSTLPSMLSIFWLNAPEIVFDACIMQMFFIHVFGIVESGVLVSMAFDRFVAIXNPLHYVSILTHNVIGKIGIAVLTREVCVVFPVPFLIQRLPFCHSNVLSHSYCLHQNMMQLACASTCVNSLYGLIVVIFTLGLDALLILLSYVLILKTVLGIASRGERLKTLSTCLSHMSAVLLFYVPFIGASMIHRFGEHLSPVVHMLMADIYLLLPPVLNPIVYSVKTKQI; from the coding sequence ATGACGAACTTGAATGCATCACATGCCAACCACCGTAACTTCATTCTGACAGGTATCCCAGGAATGCCAGACAAGAACCCATGGTTGGCCTTTCCCCTGGGATTTCTCTACACACTCACACTCCTGGGAAGTGGTACCATCCTAGCTGTCATCAAGGTGGAGCCGAGTCTCCATGAGCCCATGTATTACTTCCTTTCTATCTTGGCTCTCACTGACGTTAGTCTCTCCATGTCCACCTTGCCCTCCATGCTCAGCATCTTCTGGCTTAATGCCCCTGAGATTGTTTTTGATGCATGCATCATGCAGATGTTCTTCATCCATGTATTCGGAATAGTAGAATCAGGAGTCCTAGTGTCCATGGCCTTTGATAGATTTGTGGCCATCTGAAACCCATTACACTATGTTTCCATCCTCACTCACAATGTTATTGGAAAGATTGGAATAGCTGTCCTCACCCGGGAAGTCTGTGTGGTCTTCCCTGTGCCCTTCCTTATACAGCGCCTACCCTTCTGCCATTCCAATGTCTTGTCTCATTCATATTGTCTTCACCAAAACATGATGCAGCTAGCTTGTGCCAGCACCTGCGTCAACAGCCTCTATGGCCTCATCGTTGTCATCTTCACACTGGGGCTCGATGCTCTCCTCATTCTACTGTCTTATGTACTCATCCTGAAGACTGTGCTGGGCATTGCCTCCAGAGGTGAAAGGCTGAAAACCCTCAGCACCTGCCTCTCTCACATGTCTGCCGTGCTTCTCTTCTATGTTCCTTTTATTGGTGCCTCCATGATCCACAGATTTGGGGAGCATTTATCACCAGTAGTGCACATGCTCATGGCTGATATATACCTACTGCTCCCGCCTGTGCTAAACCCCATTGTCTACAGTGTGAAGACCAAGCAGATTTGA